In Cyclobacteriaceae bacterium, the DNA window TAAATTCTTCCGGATCAATTTTGTTGTTGCGAAGCACATTTGGATGTACCATTCCGGAACCCGCAATCTCAACCCATCCTGAGTGCTTGCAGATATTACATCCTTTACCATGACAAATGAAACATGAGATATCAATTTCTGCACTGGGTTCTGTAAAAGGAAAAAATGAAGGCCGCAAACGAATCTTAGTATCCTGACCGAACATCTCCTTGGAAAAATGATACAAGGTCTGCTTCAGATCAGCAAAGCTTACATTCTTATCAATGTATAATCCTTCTACCTGATGAAAGAAGCAATGTGCTCTTGCTGAAATCGCTTCATTACGATAAACACGCCCTGGCATGATCGCACGAATGGGTGGTTTCTGCTTTTCCATCAGACGAACCTGAACATTCGATGTATGAGTACGCAGAAGGATGTTACGATCTTCGGTAATAAAAAAAGTATCCTGCATCTCACGCGCCGGGTGATTCTCAGGGAAATTCAATGCGGAGAAATTGTGCCAATCGTCTTCGATCTCAGGGCCATCAGCAACATTGAATCCCAATCGTTCAAAAATTTCGATAATACGATAACGAGTTAAATTTAAGGGATGAAGATTACCAATCTTATTGGCAACCGGCGGCAAAGTAAGATCAATATCTACCTGGATAGAACTTCCTTTTTCTCCAATACCCGCCGACCATTCTTTTAGTTTTGCTTCTGCCAATTGTTTCAGCTCATTCAGAGGCTTGCCGGTCTCCTTTTTCTTATCTGGAGGCAACGTCTTCAGATCATCAAACAAAACTGAAATGATGCCTTTGCGGCTAAGGTATTTTAGACGGAATGACTCTACTTCCTG includes these proteins:
- the pheS gene encoding phenylalanine--tRNA ligase subunit alpha; this translates as MLEQVETLKKEIQALQPENSQEVESFRLKYLSRKGIISVLFDDLKTLPPDKKKETGKPLNELKQLAEAKLKEWSAGIGEKGSSIQVDIDLTLPPVANKIGNLHPLNLTRYRIIEIFERLGFNVADGPEIEDDWHNFSALNFPENHPAREMQDTFFITEDRNILLRTHTSNVQVRLMEKQKPPIRAIMPGRVYRNEAISARAHCFFHQVEGLYIDKNVSFADLKQTLYHFSKEMFGQDTKIRLRPSFFPFTEPSAEIDISCFICHGKGCNICKHSGWVEIAGSGMVHPNVLRNNKIDPEEFTGFAFGMGIERITMLRYAIDDLRLFSENDIRFLKQFKPVF